A window from Chitinophagales bacterium encodes these proteins:
- a CDS encoding sphingomyelin phosphodiesterase produces MNRIFWLVCVLLTTYHSRLSAATTDTTALAGRDLKILSWNIYLLPGIAPVAGRTVRAAAIADTISKLDYDIIVFQEAFHKKAVKAMREKLKSTYPFMYGPYNQPKSKVRVNSGVWIISKLPLKELGTTQFSNGKVADKFALKGAALLEGTVGKQTFQILGTHLQAEDKFNHIRREQFTQIYTKLLKVYQKEGVPQIICGDMNTQLSEQEEYNFMLKAFDAENGFVSRAQQHTYDGTTNRLAASVWKHAATTLDYILLRKNGLPVKAAYRYISTLRKEWKKGKFDLSDHYGVVLEIKF; encoded by the coding sequence ATGAATAGAATATTTTGGTTGGTATGCGTTTTACTAACCACTTACCACAGCCGCCTTTCGGCTGCCACAACAGATACTACAGCACTTGCAGGTAGAGATTTAAAAATTCTTTCGTGGAATATTTACTTGCTGCCGGGCATTGCACCTGTTGCCGGAAGAACAGTGAGGGCTGCAGCCATTGCCGACACCATTTCAAAATTAGATTACGACATTATAGTTTTTCAAGAAGCTTTTCATAAAAAAGCAGTAAAAGCCATGCGCGAAAAACTAAAGAGCACTTACCCATTTATGTATGGCCCATACAACCAACCTAAAAGCAAAGTACGGGTAAACAGTGGTGTTTGGATAATAAGTAAATTGCCACTCAAAGAATTGGGCACTACTCAATTTAGCAACGGAAAAGTTGCCGATAAATTTGCGCTAAAAGGAGCTGCACTACTGGAAGGAACAGTTGGTAAACAAACATTTCAAATACTGGGAACCCACCTGCAAGCCGAAGATAAATTCAACCACATACGCAGAGAACAGTTTACGCAAATTTACACCAAACTTCTAAAGGTTTACCAAAAAGAAGGCGTACCGCAAATAATTTGTGGCGATATGAATACCCAATTATCGGAGCAAGAAGAATACAACTTTATGCTCAAAGCCTTCGATGCAGAAAATGGCTTTGTAAGCCGTGCACAACAACATACTTATGATGGCACCACCAACCGCTTAGCAGCTTCGGTATGGAAACATGCTGCCACCACGCTCGACTATATTTTGCTCCGCAAAAACGGTTTGCCCGTAAAGGCTGCCTACCGCTATATTAGCACACTGCGCAAAGAATGGAAGAAAGGCAAGTTCGACCTGAGCGACCACTACGGAGTGGTGCTCGAAATAAAATTTTAA
- a CDS encoding fasciclin domain-containing protein, which produces MKKLAISFFVAAGLFFTGCNSSDNSSESTSATSETSSAPSVGQSGVKDDVSNPNIVQVAAGSKDHTTLVAAVKAAELVDALSNAGPFTVFAPTNAAFEKLPAGTVEGLLKPEKKDDLSNILGYHTYVGVLNGVLLQDGMEYDMVYGGKVKIAVKDGKTLVNGTPIEATIKTSNGVIHVINDVLLPK; this is translated from the coding sequence ATGAAAAAGTTAGCAATTAGTTTTTTTGTTGCAGCCGGACTGTTTTTTACAGGATGCAACTCTTCAGACAATTCCTCTGAAAGTACCTCGGCAACAAGCGAAACATCTTCTGCACCATCGGTAGGGCAATCCGGAGTAAAAGACGATGTTTCTAATCCCAATATTGTACAAGTAGCTGCCGGCAGCAAAGACCACACCACACTGGTAGCAGCAGTAAAAGCAGCCGAATTGGTAGATGCGCTTAGCAATGCCGGACCATTTACCGTATTTGCTCCCACCAATGCCGCCTTTGAAAAATTACCGGCCGGCACTGTTGAAGGTTTGCTGAAACCTGAGAAAAAAGATGACCTCTCCAACATCTTAGGCTACCATACTTATGTGGGTGTGCTAAATGGCGTGCTGTTGCAAGATGGTATGGAATACGATATGGTGTATGGCGGCAAAGTAAAAATTGCTGTAAAAGATGGCAAAACCCTTGTAAACGGTACGCCTATCGAAGCCACTATTAAAACTTCAAACGGAGTAATTCATGTAATAAACGATGTGTTGCTGCCCAAGTAA
- the recA gene encoding recombinase RecA, with the protein MSNAVNEKLKALQLTVEKLDKAYGKGTVMKLGDSKIAAAEIISTGSIGLDIALGIGGFPKGRVVEIYGPESSGKTTLAMQAIANAQKNGGIAAFIDAEHAFDKSYAEKLGIDCANLLISQPDDGEQALDIAEHLIRSGAIDICVIDSVAALVPRGELEGEMGESKMGLQARLMSQALRKLTGTISKTGCCCIFINQLRDKIGVMFGSPETTTGGNALKFYSSVRIDIRRIGQIKDKDEVVGNRTKVKVVKNKLAPPFRTTEFDIMYGAGVSKSGEIVDLGTELNILQKSGSWYSYEGTKLGQGRDSVKQLLEDNPGMMSEIENKIKEKYLAGIEVVKTEKGGNED; encoded by the coding sequence ATGAGTAATGCAGTAAACGAAAAGCTAAAAGCGCTTCAACTTACAGTTGAAAAATTAGATAAAGCCTATGGAAAGGGCACAGTAATGAAGTTGGGCGATTCTAAAATTGCCGCAGCAGAAATAATTTCTACCGGTTCTATTGGATTAGATATTGCCCTTGGCATTGGCGGTTTTCCCAAAGGAAGAGTAGTAGAAATTTACGGGCCGGAAAGCTCCGGCAAAACCACCTTGGCAATGCAGGCAATTGCCAATGCCCAAAAAAATGGCGGTATTGCTGCTTTTATTGATGCAGAGCATGCCTTCGATAAATCGTATGCCGAAAAATTGGGAATAGATTGTGCCAACCTGCTTATTTCCCAGCCCGATGATGGCGAGCAGGCATTGGATATTGCAGAGCATTTAATTCGCTCCGGAGCAATAGATATTTGCGTAATAGACTCTGTTGCCGCCTTGGTGCCGCGCGGTGAATTAGAAGGCGAAATGGGCGAAAGCAAAATGGGATTGCAGGCGCGGCTTATGAGCCAGGCGCTGCGCAAACTTACCGGAACTATTTCTAAAACAGGCTGCTGCTGTATTTTTATTAACCAATTGCGCGATAAAATTGGCGTAATGTTTGGCAGCCCCGAAACTACCACCGGTGGTAATGCGCTTAAATTCTACTCTTCGGTGCGTATAGATATTCGCAGAATTGGACAAATAAAAGATAAAGACGAGGTGGTGGGTAACCGCACCAAAGTAAAAGTGGTGAAAAACAAATTGGCACCTCCTTTCCGCACCACAGAGTTCGATATTATGTATGGAGCCGGAGTTTCTAAAAGTGGGGAAATTGTGGATTTGGGAACCGAATTAAACATCTTGCAAAAAAGCGGTTCGTGGTACAGCTACGAAGGTACCAAACTGGGGCAGGGGCGCGATTCTGTAAAGCAACTGCTGGAAGATAATCCGGGCATGATGAGCGAAATAGAAAACAAGATAAAAGAGAAATATTTAGCCGGAATTGAGGTGGTAAAAACCGAAAAAGGCGGCAACGAAGATTAG
- a CDS encoding acyl carrier protein → MERTEVLSKIHEILVKVLKHNRFELRDELTAKDVDGWDSLSHMQIITEIEATFNVKFKLKELNKLKNMGTLIELIESKL, encoded by the coding sequence ATGGAAAGAACAGAAGTTTTAAGTAAGATTCATGAAATCCTTGTAAAGGTATTAAAGCACAATCGTTTTGAATTGCGAGATGAATTAACAGCAAAAGATGTTGATGGTTGGGATTCACTATCTCATATGCAAATTATTACAGAAATTGAAGCAACTTTTAATGTAAAGTTTAAGCTCAAAGAACTTAATAAGTTAAAGAATATGGGAACATTGATAGAGCTAATAGAGTCAAAATTGTAA
- a CDS encoding pyridoxal-phosphate dependent enzyme — MQVFNSILETIGNTPLVRMNKIGKPGIEADVFLKVEYFNPGNSIKDRIGLNMVIEAEEKGFLQPGGTIIECTSGNTGMGLALAAAVKGYKCIFTTTDKQSKEKIDVLRAIGAEVIVCPTNVAHEDPRNYHMVAERLAKEIPNSYFINQYENLDNRLAHYKTTGPEIWKQTEGKITHFITTIGTGGTISGTAKYLKEVNPAIQVIGIDAYGSILKKYKETGAKDMNEAYPYLIEGIGQDIVPGNFDFDVIDFIEQVSDKDAALMCRKLAKEEGIFVGYSGGAVVQGVLQLQSKLKKGDVAVVILHDHGSRYINKVYNDDWMRDRGFLKDEVITAKTIVERKNIKELVFVSPEETVADAFKKMKTLNLTQLPVIKAEEIIGSITENSILQLLMENTHNRNSKVEVVMAKPFPVVPLQATAAEISKHISKSNTAVITKANSGDWSIITEFDLIEALA; from the coding sequence ATGCAAGTTTTTAATAGTATTTTAGAAACCATTGGCAACACGCCTTTGGTGCGAATGAACAAAATCGGAAAACCCGGAATAGAGGCCGATGTTTTTTTAAAAGTAGAGTATTTTAATCCCGGCAACAGCATTAAAGACCGTATAGGTTTAAACATGGTTATAGAAGCCGAAGAAAAAGGATTTCTACAACCGGGAGGAACCATCATAGAATGTACTTCGGGCAATACCGGCATGGGCTTGGCACTTGCTGCTGCCGTAAAAGGATACAAATGTATTTTTACCACTACCGATAAGCAATCGAAAGAAAAAATAGATGTGCTGCGCGCCATTGGTGCCGAAGTTATCGTGTGCCCTACCAATGTAGCACACGAAGATCCGCGCAATTACCACATGGTGGCAGAGCGACTCGCCAAAGAAATTCCAAACTCGTATTTTATTAACCAATACGAAAACTTAGATAACCGCTTGGCACACTACAAAACCACCGGCCCCGAAATTTGGAAGCAAACCGAAGGAAAAATTACCCACTTTATTACCACCATCGGCACCGGAGGAACCATTTCGGGCACAGCAAAGTATTTAAAAGAAGTAAACCCCGCCATTCAAGTAATAGGTATTGATGCTTATGGTTCTATTTTAAAAAAATATAAAGAAACCGGGGCAAAAGACATGAACGAAGCCTATCCATACTTGATTGAAGGAATTGGACAAGATATAGTGCCGGGTAATTTCGATTTTGATGTAATTGATTTTATTGAACAAGTAAGCGATAAAGATGCTGCGCTCATGTGCCGAAAACTTGCCAAAGAAGAAGGCATTTTTGTGGGCTATAGCGGAGGTGCAGTAGTGCAGGGCGTGCTTCAACTGCAAAGCAAGTTAAAAAAGGGCGATGTGGCAGTAGTAATTTTGCACGACCACGGCAGCCGCTACATAAACAAAGTGTATAACGATGATTGGATGCGCGACCGCGGATTTTTAAAAGATGAAGTTATTACCGCCAAAACCATTGTAGAAAGAAAAAATATTAAGGAGCTGGTTTTTGTTTCGCCCGAAGAAACGGTTGCAGATGCTTTTAAAAAAATGAAAACACTCAACCTTACCCAACTTCCGGTAATAAAAGCCGAAGAAATTATTGGCAGCATTACCGAAAATTCTATTCTGCAATTGCTAATGGAAAACACCCACAACCGCAATAGCAAAGTAGAAGTAGTAATGGCAAAACCTTTTCCGGTGGTGCCGTTGCAAGCCACCGCAGCAGAAATATCTAAACATATTTCTAAAAGCAATACCGCAGTAATTACCAAAGCCAACTCTGGCGATTGGAGTATAATTACCGAGTTCGATTTAATAGAAGCATTGGCCTAA
- the thrC gene encoding threonine synthase: protein MKFYNLLQPGKRVNLTEAVLTGIQGSEGLFMPESIPQLPTSFFEALPHLSLQEIGIAIAEQFLDADVSKAAIEQIVCEALNFPIPLVNVAPNVFSLELFHGPTLAFKDVGARFMARLFSVLNKGAAADIKILVATSGDTGSAVANAFLNVEGISVTILYPSGKVSPLQEKQLTTLGNNIAALEVNGTFDDCQRLVKQAFADSTLQAKIRLASANSINLARLIPQSFYYFWAVAQAWQVSRSRPLAVSVPSGNFGNLTAGLIAQKMGLPISKFIAATNANNVVPRYLSEGIYQPQPSVQTISNAMDVGNPSNFARMQALFENSASRMQQQLSGFSFSDEVTKEAMRHLKANHNYIADPHGAVGFLALQQYINQHPETSGIFLETAHPAKFLEVVEHTLMQPIAIPEALSSLAAKEKKAIPIENSYESLQQYLLR from the coding sequence ATGAAATTTTATAACCTGCTTCAACCCGGTAAAAGGGTAAACCTAACCGAAGCTGTACTCACAGGCATTCAAGGCAGCGAAGGGCTTTTTATGCCCGAAAGCATACCGCAGCTTCCTACCTCTTTTTTTGAGGCACTGCCGCATCTTTCATTGCAAGAAATAGGCATTGCCATTGCCGAGCAGTTTTTAGATGCAGATGTAAGCAAAGCAGCAATAGAGCAAATTGTTTGCGAGGCTTTAAATTTCCCCATTCCGTTGGTAAATGTGGCACCAAATGTTTTTTCGTTGGAGCTTTTTCATGGTCCCACCTTGGCATTTAAAGATGTGGGTGCAAGGTTTATGGCTCGCCTCTTTTCGGTACTAAATAAAGGAGCCGCTGCCGATATAAAAATACTGGTAGCCACATCGGGCGATACAGGAAGTGCAGTTGCCAATGCTTTTTTAAACGTAGAAGGAATTTCGGTTACAATTCTTTACCCATCGGGCAAGGTAAGCCCGCTGCAAGAGAAGCAACTTACCACTTTGGGCAATAATATTGCGGCTCTTGAAGTAAATGGCACTTTCGATGATTGCCAGCGCTTAGTAAAGCAGGCTTTTGCAGATAGCACATTGCAAGCAAAAATACGGTTGGCATCGGCCAATTCTATAAACTTGGCAAGGCTTATTCCACAATCGTTTTACTACTTTTGGGCTGTAGCGCAGGCATGGCAAGTAAGCCGCAGCCGCCCACTGGCGGTGAGTGTGCCAAGCGGCAATTTCGGCAACCTTACTGCCGGACTTATTGCCCAAAAAATGGGTTTACCAATTAGTAAATTTATTGCTGCTACCAATGCAAACAACGTAGTTCCACGCTATCTTTCAGAGGGAATTTACCAACCGCAGCCATCGGTGCAAACTATTTCTAATGCTATGGATGTAGGCAATCCGAGCAACTTTGCCCGTATGCAAGCATTGTTTGAAAACAGTGCCTCAAGAATGCAGCAGCAACTGAGTGGTTTTTCGTTTTCTGATGAGGTTACCAAAGAAGCTATGCGCCATCTAAAAGCTAACCACAATTACATTGCCGACCCACACGGAGCCGTAGGTTTTTTAGCACTTCAACAGTATATAAACCAACATCCGGAAACAAGCGGCATATTTTTAGAAACAGCACATCCGGCTAAATTTTTAGAGGTGGTGGAGCATACTTTAATGCAACCAATAGCCATACCGGAGGCGCTTTCGAGCCTTGCTGCCAAAGAAAAGAAAGCAATACCAATAGAGAATAGTTACGAAAGTTTACAACAGTATTTGCTTCGATAA
- the aspS gene encoding aspartate--tRNA ligase encodes MFRTNTCGELRISHVLQTVTLAGWVQRVRKLGALTFVDLRDRYGITQLAFNTETNPSLAEKANKLGREFVIQAKGKVAERASKNSNIPTGEIEILVEEFLILNEAELPPFMIENDTDGSEELRLKHRYLDIRRPKLKDVLLTRARIVKSVREYLDSQAFCEIETPTFIKSTPEGARDFLVPSRLVQGSFYALPQSPQILKQLLMVAGMDKYYQIVKCFRDEDFRGDRQPEFTQIDCEMSFVHQEDILNTFEGMVQHVFKQNLNYDLGTVPRLTYNDAMKYYGSDKPDLRFDCKIVELNQTLPQSEFAVFNNTVANGGLVAGINAKGCAAYSRKQLDELTEFVKASHRGLGGLVNIRFNEDGTVKSSIDKFFTETQLREIGNAFNAEKGDLILIAADKISKVRKSLGDLRLHLAKENKWIDESKWSVLWIVDFPLFELDEETGETIFVHHPFCSPNPEDMQYFDSEPLKVRALQYDMVMNGNEICSGSIRITNRDLQKRVFQKLGMSEAEQQSRFGFMLDAYKYGAPPHGGCAFGLDRMVMLMTGGDTIRDVIAFPKTSGGRDIMMDAPTQVDEKQLKELGIAVLSK; translated from the coding sequence ATGTTTAGAACAAACACCTGCGGAGAACTAAGAATAAGCCATGTTTTACAAACCGTAACACTTGCCGGATGGGTGCAAAGAGTACGCAAATTAGGAGCGCTTACCTTTGTAGATTTGCGCGACCGATACGGCATTACGCAACTGGCTTTCAATACCGAAACCAATCCTTCTTTAGCAGAAAAAGCCAATAAACTCGGAAGAGAATTTGTAATTCAAGCCAAAGGAAAAGTTGCCGAGCGCGCCAGTAAAAACAGCAATATTCCTACCGGAGAAATTGAAATATTGGTAGAGGAGTTTTTAATTTTAAACGAAGCCGAATTGCCACCGTTTATGATTGAAAACGATACCGATGGCAGCGAAGAACTACGCTTAAAACACAGATACTTAGATATACGCAGACCAAAGTTGAAAGATGTTTTACTCACCCGCGCCCGCATTGTAAAAAGTGTGCGCGAGTATTTAGATAGCCAAGCCTTTTGCGAAATCGAAACGCCCACATTCATTAAATCTACACCGGAAGGTGCCAGAGATTTCTTAGTGCCTTCGCGTTTGGTACAAGGCAGTTTTTATGCACTCCCGCAATCGCCACAAATACTGAAACAATTATTGATGGTTGCAGGAATGGACAAGTACTACCAAATTGTAAAATGCTTTCGCGATGAAGATTTTAGAGGCGACCGCCAACCCGAATTTACGCAAATAGATTGCGAAATGAGCTTTGTGCACCAAGAAGATATTTTAAACACTTTTGAAGGAATGGTGCAGCATGTATTTAAGCAAAACTTAAACTACGATTTAGGCACTGTGCCACGCCTTACTTACAACGATGCTATGAAATACTACGGCAGCGATAAACCCGACCTGCGTTTCGATTGTAAGATAGTTGAATTGAACCAAACCCTTCCGCAAAGCGAGTTTGCTGTATTCAACAATACCGTTGCCAATGGCGGATTGGTAGCAGGCATAAACGCCAAAGGCTGTGCTGCATACTCCAGAAAACAATTAGACGAGCTTACCGAATTTGTAAAAGCATCGCACCGCGGTTTGGGTGGCTTGGTAAACATCCGCTTCAACGAAGACGGCACTGTAAAATCTTCTATTGATAAGTTTTTTACCGAAACACAACTGCGCGAAATTGGCAATGCTTTTAATGCCGAAAAAGGCGATTTAATTTTAATTGCTGCCGACAAAATTTCTAAGGTACGCAAGAGTTTGGGCGATTTAAGGCTGCACCTTGCCAAAGAAAATAAATGGATAGACGAATCTAAATGGAGCGTGCTTTGGATTGTTGATTTTCCATTGTTTGAATTAGACGAAGAAACCGGAGAAACCATTTTTGTACACCATCCGTTTTGCTCTCCCAATCCGGAAGACATGCAGTACTTCGATTCTGAACCATTAAAAGTACGTGCACTGCAATACGATATGGTAATGAACGGAAACGAAATTTGCAGCGGCAGCATTCGCATCACCAACCGCGATTTACAAAAAAGAGTATTTCAAAAATTAGGCATGAGCGAAGCAGAGCAGCAAAGCCGCTTTGGCTTTATGTTAGATGCCTATAAATATGGCGCTCCACCGCATGGCGGCTGTGCTTTTGGATTAGACCGCATGGTAATGCTCATGACCGGAGGCGACACCATTCGCGATGTAATTGCTTTTCCAAAAACTTCGGGTGGCAGAGATATTATGATGGATGCCCCTACCCAAGTAGATGAAAAACAACTGAAAGAATTGGGAATTGCTGTATTGAGCAAATAA
- a CDS encoding MBOAT family protein produces MQNILLLIASYIFYSWVSWKILPLLIISTIVFYILGIAVFKTKTERKKRLLYSLGIVFGVGVLLYFKYFNFFISSVKELLETIGLQTNLHTIKIIIPIGISFYTFRLLSYIIDIYQEEIEPTYNFIDFATYIAFFPCILAGPIDRPATLIPQLQNKRVFSYLGVVDGLRQILWGLFKKAVIADNLVGYVNQVFDGDIHLQTGSTLLFAAMLALIQLYADFSGYSDMATGIAKVLGFNITKNFDYPLFSQNVAEFWRRWHLSFTTWLTDYIFMPLNFIWRKWGKWGMILAITVNFVICGLWHGDRWTFILWGAYNGLLFIPLILSGAMYKPNIIETYYWGIPKPKVIVKMFQTFILMTLGMVFFRSESLSFAVDYFSKIFSVSILSIPKIDIFSNASIRPAAMFGLIFFFILMEWAGRNQQYAIERLGFNLRRPLRWSIYALIIFLLGIYMKTSETPFVYFQF; encoded by the coding sequence ATGCAAAATATACTCTTGCTCATTGCAAGCTATATATTTTACTCTTGGGTAAGTTGGAAAATATTGCCCTTACTAATAATCTCAACTATAGTTTTTTACATTTTAGGAATAGCTGTTTTTAAGACAAAAACTGAGAGAAAAAAAAGACTGTTATATTCTTTGGGTATAGTTTTTGGAGTTGGTGTTTTGTTATATTTTAAGTACTTCAATTTTTTTATATCCTCAGTCAAAGAGTTATTAGAAACTATAGGATTGCAGACGAACCTCCACACCATTAAGATTATTATACCTATTGGAATAAGTTTCTATACCTTTAGATTGTTAAGCTATATTATTGATATATATCAAGAAGAAATAGAGCCTACATACAATTTTATTGACTTTGCTACCTATATTGCTTTTTTCCCTTGTATTCTTGCCGGGCCAATTGATCGACCCGCAACCTTAATTCCTCAACTTCAGAATAAACGGGTATTTAGTTATTTGGGTGTGGTAGATGGGCTAAGACAAATTTTATGGGGTCTATTTAAGAAAGCAGTAATTGCAGATAACCTTGTAGGATATGTAAATCAAGTATTTGATGGAGATATTCATTTGCAAACGGGTAGTACCTTGCTTTTTGCTGCAATGTTGGCGTTAATTCAATTGTATGCTGATTTTTCAGGATACTCAGATATGGCAACTGGGATAGCAAAGGTATTAGGTTTCAATATCACAAAGAATTTTGACTATCCGTTGTTTTCACAAAATGTTGCAGAGTTTTGGCGTAGGTGGCATCTTTCATTTACTACATGGCTAACAGATTACATATTTATGCCTTTAAATTTCATATGGCGTAAATGGGGAAAATGGGGAATGATCTTAGCTATAACTGTAAATTTTGTAATTTGTGGGTTATGGCATGGAGATCGATGGACGTTTATATTATGGGGAGCATATAATGGGTTACTTTTTATTCCCCTTATTTTATCAGGCGCCATGTATAAACCGAATATAATTGAAACATATTATTGGGGAATTCCTAAGCCAAAAGTCATAGTCAAAATGTTTCAAACATTTATTTTAATGACACTTGGAATGGTATTTTTCAGATCCGAGAGCCTTTCGTTTGCAGTAGATTACTTTTCAAAAATTTTTTCAGTATCTATATTGTCAATTCCTAAAATAGACATATTCAGCAACGCAAGTATAAGACCAGCAGCCATGTTTGGTTTGATATTCTTTTTTATTTTAATGGAATGGGCAGGTCGGAATCAGCAATATGCGATTGAAAGATTGGGATTCAATCTAAGACGCCCCTTGCGTTGGAGTATTTATGCGCTTATCATATTCCTTTTGGGTATCTATATGAAAACAAGTGAAACACCATTTGTTTATTTTCAGTTTTAG
- a CDS encoding amino acid adenylation domain-containing protein, translating to MFQEKVLSPFLNSIQKFSERNAFYIGGEYFTYKQLGERVCSIRSLLKDNSDEVIALIANNDLETYASIFALWLEGKAYIPINPDVPHERNCSIIEQVNITTVLDSTDKVIHFGGSNTIATKYNNVRFLGEMYNPVSVDDKRIAYILFTSGSTGVPKGVPISRENLAYFVESFWDLGYELNHEDRCLQMFELTFDLSVVSYLIPLLVGGCVYTIPKDKIKYSYIYELMDEHELTMALMVPSMLNYLRPYFDEIDCPKMKYSMFCGEALYLSIVNEWAKCVPNAQIDNVYGPTENTIYCTRYSFNRTSNNEVKNDVLSIGKAMYNSYIEVFDEKNEIADIGEAGELCLSGKQLTAGYYNNDKMNKEKFFFKNIEGREIRFYRTGDLCVRNSTGNFDFIGRADSQVKIQGYRIELGEIEFHCREFLKDINVVAVTFTNSSNNTEIALAIESNERISLVEELKEYLYSKIPVYMIPTRYHFVSRFAVNSSDKIDRVQIKKRIENE from the coding sequence GTGTTTCAAGAGAAAGTTTTAAGCCCATTTTTAAATTCAATTCAAAAATTTTCAGAGAGAAACGCCTTCTATATAGGAGGAGAATATTTTACTTACAAACAGCTTGGAGAGAGAGTTTGTAGTATAAGAAGTCTGTTAAAGGATAATTCAGATGAAGTAATTGCTTTAATTGCAAATAATGACTTAGAGACATACGCGTCAATTTTCGCTCTTTGGCTAGAGGGCAAGGCTTATATTCCTATCAATCCTGATGTTCCACATGAAAGAAATTGTTCAATTATAGAGCAAGTAAATATTACGACAGTTTTAGACTCGACTGACAAGGTGATACATTTTGGTGGTTCTAATACAATTGCAACAAAATACAATAATGTACGCTTTTTAGGTGAGATGTATAATCCTGTAAGTGTAGATGATAAGAGAATTGCTTATATTTTGTTTACATCAGGAAGTACAGGTGTTCCAAAGGGCGTTCCTATCTCGCGTGAGAATTTAGCGTACTTTGTTGAATCTTTTTGGGATTTGGGTTATGAGCTAAATCATGAAGACCGTTGTTTACAGATGTTTGAACTAACATTTGATTTGTCAGTAGTGTCCTATTTAATACCTCTGTTAGTTGGAGGTTGTGTTTATACAATTCCTAAAGATAAAATTAAGTATAGCTATATCTATGAGTTGATGGATGAGCACGAGTTGACAATGGCACTAATGGTGCCATCGATGCTTAATTACCTAAGACCATATTTTGATGAAATAGATTGCCCCAAAATGAAGTATTCAATGTTTTGTGGAGAGGCACTCTATTTGTCAATTGTTAATGAGTGGGCTAAGTGTGTTCCCAATGCTCAAATTGATAATGTATATGGGCCTACAGAAAACACAATATATTGCACACGATATTCATTTAACAGAACCAGCAATAATGAGGTGAAGAATGATGTTTTATCTATTGGTAAAGCAATGTATAACAGCTATATAGAGGTTTTTGATGAGAAGAATGAAATTGCCGATATAGGAGAAGCGGGGGAATTGTGTTTAAGTGGTAAACAGCTGACGGCTGGTTACTACAATAATGATAAAATGAATAAAGAAAAATTCTTTTTTAAGAATATTGAAGGCAGGGAAATTAGATTTTATAGAACAGGGGATTTGTGTGTGAGAAATTCCACAGGAAACTTTGATTTTATTGGACGTGCTGATAGCCAAGTTAAGATACAAGGGTATAGAATAGAATTGGGTGAGATAGAGTTTCATTGTAGGGAGTTCTTAAAAGATATAAATGTTGTTGCAGTTACCTTTACAAATAGTTCAAATAATACTGAGATAGCATTAGCCATAGAGTCAAATGAACGAATATCTTTAGTTGAAGAACTAAAAGAATATCTATATTCAAAGATACCAGTGTACATGATACCTACAAGGTATCATTTTGTATCTAGATTTGCAGTTAATAGTAGTGATAAAATAGATAGAGTACAGATTAAGAAACGTATAGAAAATGAGTGA